One stretch of Chiloscyllium plagiosum isolate BGI_BamShark_2017 chromosome 17, ASM401019v2, whole genome shotgun sequence DNA includes these proteins:
- the LOC122558649 gene encoding probable G-protein coupled receptor 139: MAMADFLVVTSDVLLRWLIVYFPVSFLDITYVCSLVTVFISATTMNSIWLTVAFTFDRFVAICCQKLKTRYCTEKTAAVIIGTVSVLSYLESIPWFFIFQSKYIFNKLPWFCMSKSEYSTSIFWALYGVLHRLLSPLLPCVIILLLNTLTIRHVLVASKARSRLLKDSDREKTSDPEMDKRKKSIVLLFAISGSFIILWTPYVACFLYRRIAVMHNFSPLSPTAGTIGYLLQLLSTCTNTCIYTVTQRQFREQLKTVLKLPFTLILRSIKQ; encoded by the coding sequence ATGGCGATGGCTGATTTCTTGGTTGTCACATCTGATGTTTTGCTGAGGTGGCTTATCGTGTATTTTCCAGTATCTTTCCTGGATATTACTTATGTCTGTAGTTTGGTTACAGTGTTCATTTCTGCAACCACAATGAATTCCATCTGGTTGACtgttgctttcacctttgatcgatttgtggctattTGCTGCCAGAAGCTTAAAACTAGATactgcactgagaaaactgcagCCGTGATTATTGGAACAGTGAGTGTGCTGAGCTATTTGGAAAGCATTCCCTGGTTTTTCATATTCCAATCCAAGTACATCTTCAATAAACTGCCATGGTTTTGCATGAGCAAATCAGAGTATTCTACTTCAATCTTCTGGGCATTATACGGTGTATTACATCGACTTTTATCCCCTTTACTTCCATGTGTTATCATTCTTCTTTTGAACACTCTGACCATCAGACATGTTTTAGTCGCAAGCAAAGCCCGCAGCAGACTCCTGAAGGACAGTGACAGGGAGAAGACCAGTGACCCAGAAATGGACAAACGCAAAAAATCCATTGTTTTACTCTTTGCTATCTCAGGCAGCTTCATTATTTTATGGACCCCTTATGTGGCATGTTTCCTATATCGACGAATTGCAGTAATGCATAATTTTTCTCCACTTTCCCCGACTGCAGGTACTATTGGATACTTACTCCAGCTCCTCAGTACTTGCACAAACACTTGTATATACACAGTGACCCAGAGGCAATTCCGAGAGCAGCTGAAAACAGTTCTGAAGCTCCCTTTCACGCTCATTCTCAGATCCATCAAACAGTGA